In one Candidatus Buchananbacteria bacterium CG10_big_fil_rev_8_21_14_0_10_42_9 genomic region, the following are encoded:
- the tsaD gene encoding tRNA (adenosine(37)-N6)-threonylcarbamoyltransferase complex transferase subunit TsaD: protein MIILGIETSCDETAAAVLEVKRGKFTLRSNVVYSQIKIHRQTGGVVPEVAARNHVIKVIPVLKEALTSAKVKPKDIDYIAVTHKPGLITSLLVGIETAKVLSYAWRKPLIAVDHLKGHLYANWLTENARHIKFPALGLIVSGGHTEIVYMKDRFSFKNIGQTLDDAVGEAFDKVGKTLGLAYPGGPEIAKRATKGNPQAFNFPRPMIDSGDFNFSYSGLKTSVLYAVNKLKQPFSDKIINDICASFQAAAVEILVTKTKLAAAKYNIKAVIVGGGVAANNELRSKLKKAIPNVNLILPEKKLTTDNAAMIAAAGYFKVLKKDFTPWQKIKAEPN from the coding sequence ATGATAATATTAGGCATTGAAACATCGTGCGATGAAACGGCGGCAGCCGTGCTAGAAGTGAAGCGCGGCAAATTTACGTTGCGCTCAAACGTGGTTTATTCGCAAATTAAAATTCATCGGCAAACTGGCGGCGTGGTGCCCGAAGTAGCCGCGCGCAATCATGTGATAAAAGTGATTCCGGTTTTAAAGGAGGCTTTAACTTCGGCCAAAGTCAAACCAAAAGACATAGATTACATCGCGGTAACTCACAAGCCGGGATTGATAACGTCATTATTGGTAGGCATTGAAACCGCCAAAGTGTTGTCATATGCTTGGCGAAAACCATTAATTGCCGTTGACCATTTAAAAGGCCATCTTTATGCTAATTGGCTCACTGAAAATGCTCGCCACATTAAATTTCCTGCCCTTGGATTAATTGTATCGGGCGGACATACCGAAATTGTTTACATGAAAGATCGTTTTAGTTTTAAAAATATCGGTCAAACTTTGGATGATGCTGTCGGCGAAGCTTTTGATAAAGTCGGTAAAACCTTAGGTTTGGCATATCCGGGAGGGCCAGAGATTGCTAAGCGAGCAACTAAAGGCAATCCCCAAGCTTTTAATTTTCCCAGGCCAATGATTGATTCGGGTGATTTTAATTTTAGTTATTCCGGCTTAAAAACGTCGGTTTTATATGCCGTAAATAAATTAAAGCAACCGTTTTCCGATAAGATAATTAATGATATTTGTGCTAGTTTTCAAGCGGCGGCCGTAGAAATTTTAGTTACTAAAACTAAGCTAGCGGCGGCAAAGTATAACATTAAAGCCGTCATTGTGGGCGGAGGAGTAGCCGCCAATAATGAACTGAGGTCCAAATTGAAAAAAGCTATACCAAATGTAAATTTAATTTTACCTGAAAAGAAACTAACTACCGATAATGCGGCAATGATTGCCGCGGCCGGATACTTTAAAGTTTTAAAAAAGGATTTTACCCCCTGGCAAAAGATTAAAGCTGAGCCTAACTAA
- a CDS encoding tRNA (adenosine(37)-N6)-threonylcarbamoyltransferase complex ATPase subunit type 1 TsaE, whose protein sequence is MKKFISNSPKDTKRFGHNLVNKLRPGTAVALSGDLGAGKTTLVQGVAEALGIKNQITSPTFTLMDIYPVRSKDSNGVNSAKSSIFETLVHIDCYRLDSPKEFGEFGAMDYINDPKSLVIVEWANKIKQHLPKDAVWLNLKLGQSERQRVITLTGSL, encoded by the coding sequence ATGAAAAAATTTATTTCAAATAGCCCAAAAGATACTAAAAGATTTGGCCATAATTTAGTTAATAAATTAAGGCCCGGTACGGCCGTGGCTTTAAGCGGCGATTTGGGCGCAGGTAAAACTACTTTAGTGCAAGGGGTAGCCGAAGCTTTAGGCATAAAAAATCAAATCACTAGCCCAACATTTACTCTAATGGATATTTACCCAGTTAGAAGCAAAGATTCTAACGGAGTGAACTCGGCTAAATCAAGCATCTTTGAAACTTTAGTCCACATTGATTGCTACCGCTTAGATTCGCCAAAAGAGTTTGGGGAATTTGGCGCAATGGATTATATTAATGATCCTAAATCATTAGTTATAGTTGAATGGGCAAATAAAATAAAACAGCACCTGCCTAAAGATGCCGTGTGGTTAAATTTAAAATTAGGCCAGTCTGAAAGGCAGCGCGTGATTACCCTTACCGGCTCCCTTTAG
- a CDS encoding cell division protein FtsH, whose amino-acid sequence MKKLSKNLLILLLVFVSIAGLFSVYTSPLQSQEKIDISTLVTQIENEAVESIEVDGDKLVVTLKDGTVETAQKETAESLSSLLANYNISNEQLRGVKISVKEASGLDFFLINILPFLIPFLLIAAFIWFMSRQVQGANNRAMMFGQTRAREYHSQNLKTKVTFKNVAGVEEAKQELREVVDFLRNPKKYLNLGARIPRGVLLIGSPGTGKTLLAKAVAGEAGVPFFNISGSEFVEMFVGVGASRVRDLFRKAKKAAPCILFIDELDAVGRQRGTGLGGSNDEREQTLNQILVEMDGFDETTNVIVLAATNRPDVLDPALLRPGRFDRRVNLPRPDIRGREQILQVHAKKKPLTKEVNLKAVAARTPGFAGADLANLLNEAAILAAQRNKQKIEQQDIFDSIEKVMLGPERRSHIMSDREKKITAYHEAGHALVAHSLPNADPVHKVSIIGRGPAAGYTLKLPEEDKNFHNKSEFLDDMAVMLGGYVTEQEIFGEVTTGASNDLAQATKLARQIITDYGMSETLGPRTFGKTEELTWRAPSFEHRDYSEKMAEAIDKEITGFITRAMKTAQEVIKKKRKKLEKIVKVLLDKETLERDEFEALLKTA is encoded by the coding sequence ATGAAAAAACTTTCTAAAAATCTACTTATTTTACTTTTAGTTTTTGTGTCAATCGCCGGACTATTTAGCGTTTACACTTCGCCACTGCAATCGCAAGAAAAAATTGATATCTCCACTTTGGTTACTCAAATTGAAAACGAAGCGGTTGAGTCTATCGAAGTTGACGGCGACAAGCTGGTGGTTACGCTAAAGGACGGCACCGTAGAAACCGCCCAAAAAGAAACGGCTGAGTCCTTAAGTTCGCTACTTGCTAATTACAATATTTCCAACGAACAGCTAAGAGGGGTAAAAATTAGCGTCAAGGAAGCGAGCGGCTTAGACTTTTTCTTAATTAATATTTTACCGTTTTTAATTCCGTTTTTGCTAATTGCCGCTTTTATTTGGTTTATGTCCCGTCAAGTTCAGGGGGCTAACAATCGTGCCATGATGTTCGGGCAAACGCGGGCGAGAGAATACCATTCGCAAAACTTAAAAACTAAAGTTACTTTTAAAAACGTCGCTGGCGTAGAAGAAGCCAAGCAAGAACTCCGCGAAGTGGTGGATTTTTTACGCAACCCTAAAAAATACCTAAATTTAGGCGCGCGCATTCCCCGGGGCGTTTTACTCATCGGCTCACCCGGTACAGGTAAAACGCTATTAGCCAAGGCGGTGGCCGGAGAAGCGGGAGTGCCATTTTTTAATATTTCTGGCTCTGAATTTGTGGAAATGTTTGTCGGCGTGGGCGCTTCTCGCGTACGTGATCTTTTTCGTAAAGCTAAAAAAGCTGCGCCTTGCATTTTATTTATTGATGAGCTTGACGCTGTTGGCCGGCAAAGAGGCACCGGACTTGGTGGCTCTAATGACGAACGGGAGCAAACTTTAAATCAAATCCTAGTTGAAATGGACGGTTTTGATGAGACCACTAACGTAATTGTACTTGCCGCGACTAATCGGCCTGATGTTTTGGACCCGGCCCTACTTCGCCCCGGACGTTTTGACCGCCGCGTTAATTTGCCGCGGCCGGATATTCGCGGGCGAGAACAAATTTTGCAAGTTCATGCTAAGAAAAAACCGCTAACTAAAGAAGTGAATTTAAAGGCAGTCGCCGCCCGCACACCTGGATTTGCCGGCGCGGATTTGGCAAATTTACTTAACGAAGCGGCAATTTTAGCCGCTCAACGCAACAAACAAAAAATAGAGCAGCAAGATATTTTCGATAGTATTGAAAAAGTTATGCTTGGCCCCGAACGCCGTTCTCACATTATGAGCGACAGGGAAAAAAAGATAACGGCTTACCACGAAGCTGGCCACGCCTTGGTGGCTCACAGCCTGCCAAATGCCGACCCAGTACACAAAGTTTCAATTATTGGCCGCGGACCAGCTGCCGGATACACTTTAAAACTGCCTGAAGAAGATAAAAATTTTCATAACAAATCAGAATTTTTAGATGATATGGCAGTTATGCTTGGCGGTTATGTTACCGAACAAGAAATTTTTGGAGAAGTTACAACGGGCGCATCCAACGACTTAGCCCAAGCGACTAAGCTCGCTCGGCAAATTATTACTGATTACGGCATGAGTGAAACTTTAGGCCCGCGCACTTTTGGTAAAACCGAGGAACTGACTTGGCGGGCACCAAGTTTTGAACATCGTGACTACAGCGAAAAAATGGCGGAAGCAATTGATAAAGAAATCACCGGCTTTATCACTCGGGCGATGAAAACGGCGCAAGAAGTAATTAAGAAAAAGCGTAAAAAATTGGAAAAAATTGTTAAAGTTTTGCTTGATAAAGAAACTTTAGAACGCGACGAATTTGAAGCGCTTCTCAAAACCGCTTAA